The following is a genomic window from Strongyloides ratti genome assembly S_ratti_ED321, chromosome : 1.
tcttctTTGTATTTACATTTATCAATGAAAAAACATTCAATAGGAAAAGTTCTGCCAGGAATATGATAAGTTGGTgcatcattaaaatattttgaaaataatccCGCTTGTAATGTAGCACtcataattattattgttaatggGGTTTCTCTTCTACGAAGACAacattttaacatatataataacatatCAGTATGGACTGCACGTTCATGAACTTCatcaataataatacaaGAATATTTACTAAATATTCCATCATAAATACCTTCTCTCATTAAAATACCATCAGTTAAATAGACAATTTTTGTCTTCTCTGTAGTACAATTTTCAAAACGAACTCTATATCCAACGACATCGCCACAAGATGTATTCATTTCATCGGACACGCGTTGTGCCAAAGATATCGCAGCAACACGACGTGGTTGAGTGATGCCGATTAAGCCTTTCTCACCAAAGCCAGCTTCGTAacaaaactataaaaaagttataatcaatagattaaaaaaaatgaacatACTTGTGGGATTTGTGTACTTTTACCACATCCTGTTTCTCCCATTAAAATAGTAACTTGTTTACTCATTAAccattgtattatttttactttttctttGTGAATTGGTAAAGGTGTTTTCCTTTCAAATCTTCCTTTTTTTGCCTCAATgccatttttaatttcatcaGAATTGTCAAAAAAATCAACTCTTTTCCTAACTGAAGATTGAAAATTCATAATAGgtaaacaatttaaatataaaaaaaaaataagttcaAATTAGGAAAATTTGGTGAAGCGTATCCGTTATAAACTCATTCTTTTCTTTGTAGGATTTTCTGAGCTATTTTTCAATGGCGACACGTAAacttatagaaaaaattgtatGGAAATTAagacatatatatataaagtttatatttcttttttttttctatacaTTACcatatgaaataaataaatgtaggaaaatgtttaatattttaaatataaaattttataaaaaaaaaagttgttaacACAAAAgtttagaataaaaatatttttttaataaataatattatatttcaatCGTAAAgttcaatatataaaaatcaaaaattttattataatttgtttttttcttataaatatgaaattttataaaaaaaatactgtTATACAATGAtctacaaattttttttcaaaaaaaattaatattatataaaaaaaatgtaagataaatatttaaataataattttttttttataaaaagttgttaatgttaaatttatcttcaacatactattaataatttttttctttgttgctttgttttttcaattttataaatcttAATTAAtgtagataattttttttttataaatcttttagtatttttaaagaaaaactaaaatgttaaaatctaaatttatacaatataaattgtaaatatgatttttttaacatttaaatttttaaaaagatttacattatacaaaattttctaataacaataaattttactggttatttatttgatttcaaaaaaaatgttagcaaataaattatctaaatcattattaacaaaaaaatttttaaccaATCAATTAGGATGTGCTTCAACAATGGTGTATCCAAAATATGAAACAATTGAAATGTTTAAAGAAGGAAATACTACcagaataaattttaatcaaattaaaaatttaaatgctATGAACGATCGATTTTTTAATGAGTATAATGATGCTTTATTAATAGCAAATGAGGATAAAGATACATCATTAACTGTTATATCTCATAatggtaaatatttttcatctGGTTTAGATTTCTCAATGTTCAAAGGTCTTTCAAGaaaagaaattgaaaaattttcatattcaTTAACAAATAGTATGCTTTGTACTTTagaaagatatatatatcataaaaaacCTACATTATGTATTGTTAAAGGTCCAGGAATAGGAAGTGGATTAACATTTTTAGGTATTCATGATTATGTAATTTGTAGTGATAAGGCATATTTTCAAGCACCATTTACTAAAATAGGAGTATCACCAATAGATTTTTCATCATATACTTTTCCTAAAATTATGGGTATAACTAAAGCTAATGAATTACTATTATTTGGAAGAAAAATTACTGCTCTTgaaggaaaaaaatataatttaataaatgaagTTGTTAGTGATAAAGAAATTGATTCAATATCTGAAGCTAGAATTAAAGAATTTTCTTCTTtagataatgaaaatttaaagattGTTAAAGGTGTTCTTAAAACTCATGATAAAGATAAGCTTATTTTAACTGGAAAAAAtgaaatgaatatttttagaaatcgTTTATGTTCTGatgtattttataattcattacaagaaatgttaaaaaaacttgaaaaaaaataatatatttgataaatttatataatttgtaaaattattttattttttttaaaagatacattataaaataaaagcaaatattttttaccttaagaatattttaaaaattatgtttattaatatatgtataattgtttaataaacTCTTGAAAAAGTCTGTTCACATActtgatattatatataaatgtttattggcattattataaacaattaCTGAAGTAactgtttataaaaaagtattgtaTTACTATACAAAAACGTAACATCTGGTAATGCTAACATATCTGAAGTGTTCTTATATTAGTCATCTGCTCAATACCTGAATTATAAAAGCTTTACATATTCTAATATTTTGTCATTTGTACTATTTCAAAGAATgctattttttatttttttatcttctatTATTATTGCTACATTTAATATAGCAAAAAGTGAATTAGAATGCAATTCAAAATTTGAACTTTATGTTGGTAAATTACTTTACTCCTCTGTATATGATCAAATATCAAAATGTGATAAATGTGCAACACTTGAAGGATATATAAAAGGTAACAAAGAATTAAAAGGAACATATTCTGGATGTCTTGATCAATTAGAATGgatattaaatgattttatgCAAGAAAATCCTTTTAAAATTCATGGAATATGTGGagtatgttttattatattattttaaaatataataataaaaaaaaattttttttttaggtatCTGGAAAAGGATATTCATTAGTAAATGAAGATTatgattttcaaaaatataacattacaACAACATGTACttatgaagaaaataatgatgataAGTTTATAGAAACAAGTAACCGAGAATCAGGCCCTATCCAAGCAGCAATGgtttcaaataatataacagaaaaaagaaaaataacaatatatatgGTACTCTCATCAATCTTTCCAATAATAACCACTTTCTATTTTACCACTTCTTggttatttgaaaaataataataattttaatatgtatttattatgttataattaaattacttttcCGCCAGATTTGGCCTTCATTGGATGtgtcttctttttttttacataatcaTCTATAAACCTCGTAAcattatacatttatttttgactaaacaaatatattaataaaaacaattttttttttaactttccTACTACTTTCTGttcttttttgatttaatttaaaaaaaaaaagaaatgaagAAAAGAAGACATTCTAGTGTGGATAGACTACGTTTACATAAAACGAATCATTTTCCATTATCTGGGAGCAGGCGACGTTCCTCTACAGGCTTTTCATCACCATTTGATGCTTTCTCTTCTATCGATACTTTAAAATGTGTATCagaacatttatttattaattgtgTACTTAAAATTAATCAAGAAAATAgtgaaaatataattatggatgataaaaaaatattaaaagaaccACCTGCTTTATCAGCATCAAGATTATTAATACCTTCTAATATTATGGATACATGGAATCAACATAAAAGTTTATTCGGtgataaagtaaaaattttagaaaaaaaatttaataaaaggcaaagttttttaaaaaaattttcactTTATTTACAAGTATTTTATGAAAGATCAAGATTACGTTATTTTATTCCtataataatactattagcttattcatttttaggaggaataattttttatacaatagaATCACCAGCAGAACGTGTAGCACTTCGagaaaaagaagaatatataaataatgaggaaaataaagttttaaatgttatattgGAAATCGAAAAagagttaaaatatttttttacaaaagcaaaaaatataacaatgtattattattatttacacGAGTATAGAAAATTTGCtatgaataaattaaatcaaCATATATATTGGTATGCATTAgaaagttattatttatcaGATCAAGAAGCATTTAAATCTTCACTCCTTCATCCAACAAAACCTGAACCACATTGGTCAacacattttaaaaaaccaTATGGACAAATATatgctttaaaaaattatacagaACAATTATCATTAAGATGTTGGGAAATTTGTACAGAATTAACAGGAGaaaaaaaagcaaaaattaaattaaaagaagcACTTCAATTATTTCATCAATGGACTGGTCTTCAACATATTTTATCACCAACATTTACTTTTAGAAATTCAATGTTTTTAGCAGTAACAACATATACAACAATTGGTTATGGAAATATAACACCAAAAACAAATAAAGGAAAATTTGCTGTAATGATTTATGCTATTATTGGTATACCATTAGTATTAATGATTCTTCATAAATTAGGAcgatatatattattagcATTAGAATATACATGGGATATGACAATTTATGCTATGGAAGCTGTTGGTGGTTTAAAAAATggtgaaaaatataaaagtaaattattagATGAAGAAAGAGATTCTGGTATTCCAGTATTAGTTGCAATGTTTGTAGCATTTGGTTGGATGTTTATGTGTGCTGCtgcatttttattttttgaaaaagattgggattattttaaatcattttattttttcttttgttcaTTAACAACTATTGGATATGGTGATGTTGTACCGACATCCTCTGATGatatgtttattattttcttttttattattattggaTTATCACTTGTATCAATGTGTATTAATGTtgtacaattaaaattagaaCAACTTGttgaagaaatattattagcAATGATGGAGGAGTATACTGGAGATTTAGAATTTGGTTTTTCAGGAGCTAATCTTAAAGCTAGATTAGGTGTTGTTGATATGTGGAAAATTTGGAAAAGACGTAGAAGTAGAAAGAAGAAAGAAAAAGTTGGTAAAGTTAAAGATATTATTGTTGATGATGTTAAGTATGGTGTTGAAAAAAAACCTAGTTTTgtaaatagaaattttagaGAAATGATGCCTTTTGGTAAAAGAAGAAGAGTTGATGAAATTATGGAAGAAATTCAAAAAAGATTagttcaaaaaaataaaagtgtTCAAACAGATCcagtaaatatttataatattaatgaaaaaccaatagataaaaaagttaCATTTGCAAATAAATCTGTTGGATCATCatgtttatcattaataaaaaaacctGAATTAGAATCAGTAGGTGAAAATTTAGATGAATTACCAATAACATATAAAAGAGATATTACTTATCGTCACAATCAAACTGAACATGAAATAAGACGACGACCAATATTACCAACAccaataaaaattcaatatCCAACAAATGAAGAGGGATATCAATATACTCCAGCACGTCGTTGGACATTTGTTGAAACGGGAAAAGCATCAAAAGGTGCACCAAGAGGACTTGCAgcacaatatttttatcatggTCAACAATatgtatgtttatttttattttttataatatatttataaatatatatatattttaagccACATTCTGATGAATTAGAATTTTTAGTACAAGAAATTGATTCACGTTTAAaagaatgtaaaaaaaagttattagaGAAACAAAAGATAGAGGCACTTAAAACACGAAGGAATACAGAAACATCTGAAACagatgaataaaatatttatttatatataatgatatacATTCGTCtttcaaaattattcaatttaattatttcttattaataataataaatttaaaagatataattgCTAATATTATACTGTTTCTTCACATATTTCCATAACCCTATCTAATGATGCATCCCCCAATATATCACTTTCAAATAACTCATCAAAATTTTCTGTATATGATGATAATGATATTGTTTTTGAATTTCTTTCATCCttcttttcattattttgtttatcttcaaaaaaattatcatctAAAAATGTATCATGACCAAAACTAGAATCTAATGAATATTTtcgtttttttaataaaagcgCATTAACCAAAAGCATTTCTTTATCTCTTGGTAAAACATATAACTTTTCTGTATACAAAGATATTtcattaatgatatttttttgaaaaactacaattatctaaaaataacaaatttatttttttcatttttatatttacttacTACTCTTGGATCTGTAACATTAATACAACttgtaaatgttttataaacattacttttatttgattCTGTTTTATCAGgaataagtaaaattttatcagcAATCTTCAAACAATTTGAAAtccataaatttttatttttattaacttttttacttTCCCAACAATCTAAAAGTACATTACAATTATATTCAATTAATTCATAGGCTAATTCCTCAGCATActcaatattattatgaattattaaaatattttgcttttcattattatcattaaagcTTCTTGTGTCTTGGTATATCCAACTATTATTAGATGAATGTGAAAGAAGTGGTGTAGATTTAGTTAATATTTTGGGAGAAAAATATGTTTTGATAATATGGTAAAAAAGGACACACGAGATGGTTAAacttatcaaaaaaaatgtcaaagttgttataaataaaataatacgCCAATTGAAATTACTTTTTACATCATcattgttatttattattaaacttgattctaaaaatattttatttgatttttctaTCAAACATTCACAATTCCAATCTCTTCGAATACATAGACAAATTTTATCACTTCCTCTATATTTGTTTGCTTTAATTTTACttacataaatattatttaaaaataaatgtttaaatgaAACATTTCCAGATAAATAAccattattttctattaacATATTTCTTGAAACAAATTTTGATTCCacttttgaattatttaaattttccaATTCAATTTCATACTCCTCAAAACAAAATTGAGATGGTGCCCcagaaaatgatatatttatcatttttttactattatcaacagatattttatcaaaatgtgGTTTCCATAAACTGGCATAATGAGCTGATCCAAATACAATATCAACAGGAGAAcaattattagaaattttatcataataatcaatcatatttaattttatttttttaattccaattgaaatagtataattttgaccaaattgaaataatttttttatttttatatttatactatttatGGAATTATCATATGTTTGGgcaataattgtaaaattaacttttttaaatttatcattatatacaGAAATAGGAATATTAGGTAATGTTGATGTAATATGAACTGTCACTTCTGACATAACATCACCATTTATTGGATTAGtctgaatatattttaaattattttgatattatcATACTTTTAAACTCACTCGAATAATATAATCAGCTGttaattttaagatatttgaagaattaactttaaaaaattttggatTGTAACTATCAGCTACAATAGCAATACAATTTGGTGAACATGATATATCTTCTCCTAATACATATgaggtaaaaataaatataataataattttccaCATAGcatgaaatatataaatatataatttatatatatatatattataagattttaaattttttatttatttacttatCATCAACAAAAGAAATATTGAGATAATGTATAACTTCGTTACCtcataaaagatatatttaatgtatgtggatatattaaatttgttaaaattattttatcatttacaCAAAAACACGCCTCCtcttaattataaaatagatCATATATTAAAGTCTTATATGATTGCAtttctaatttattattgaaaaacgaaagtttattaagattgtgatttatttattttaaattaacattatgatcatcaaaaataaatttaattatcataaacttttaatgattaatttattatataaaaatttatttgataattataaaagttattctctaattaaatttaataaatagaaaaataaacttttatggCAAACGAAATtccaattattatttcttataaagATTTTTCTTTCTGTTAGGCGGTGATCAAGTAAAGTTTTATcttgttaatatatattttcttaagttttattatcttatcttctttgtttatttataaataataattaaattatttaatggaATCAAAACGTGAACCTGATAATCCTAGAAAGATACAAGAGATTGTTGCAAATTTTGATGTTGGTGAACTATTAGGTTCAGGTttgttttgttattatttttatacaaataataatattttattatttacttttatttttataggaTCTTTTGGTGCTGTTTGGAAAATTAGAAACAAAAAAACACATGATTATTTtgcattaaaattatcagcAGAAACAGCCTATCCAGTGTCAATGAAATGTGAAGTTgaagttttaaaaagatgTAATGGAAGTTGTAATTTACCTAAACCATATTATTTTGGTAAATGGAATcatcaatattatataattatgaaTTACCTACCACATGATGATTTTATggaaattttatattcatttactAATAAAGAAATTCTAGATTATgctaaaaatctttttattgcTTTAGAATATCTTCATTgtagaaatattattcataGAGATGTCAAACCaggaaattttttatataataaacgagaaaaaaaatatatgttggTAGATTTTGGTTTAGCATCAATTTATAAACCTTATGAAGAGAATGTTTTAACACCGGTACAAGTTAATTTAGACAATAAACGTGATAGTACAGTTAAAAGAAAACTTAGTAATACTGAAGCTGAATTAGAGGGATACTGtgaaaatgttaaaagaagaaatgttaataatattgatgagattgataaaaaatttagtacTAAAGTAAAAAATGTTTGTGATTGTTATGGAAAACCTTTGTATTGTTCTAAGTGTAAAAGTTTACCTAAATTTTCATATTGTAGATCTGGAACTAATGGTTATAGAGCTCCAGAAACAATGTTATTTTGTAAAGATCAAACAACTAAAGTTGATATTTGGTCGGCTGGTTGTACAATTTTAGGTGTAGCCTGCCAATTACCCTCATTTTTTAGACCAGTTGATGAGTTACAGGCATTATTTCAGTATGCATCTATTGTTGGTACCGATGATTTAAAAAGAGCAGCAGATTATTGGAATGTTGACTTATTAATGAGtttgaattttaaaagaaaaagtttttttcttattactAAAGCAATGAAGGCAAAATCTAttaattcaataaaaaacttAACTGAAACTGGGTGTTCTCAATGCAAAAGTTATCTTAATGATAATCCTGAAGGTATATGTGTTTGTTTTAGAGATGATTCTACTCTTATATATGAAGATGAATATGAGGAGAtagttgtaaaaataattaattggTGTCTAATATCTCACCCGAAAATACGTTTTTCGGCAAAAGATTTACTAGGATGTATTGAggattatgaaaaattaattgaagaaaaaaaatgtaaaaaagaGTAAAAAAAGGTACTATTTAAGTTTTGGTAggacttttttttaaatgtaattaagtaaatatatttttgtttatttttaatgcattaatttttaattaagtaaatttttattaagagATTTATTGGTAATGATTACTTAGATAAGAGATAGATATCAGATTTATACAAGAGAAATTATACCTAACTacttataattttgataaaatattaaaatagatGTTTATTTAGACTTAATTTAAACTTACATATtcacaaaatattttatctctCCACGAGATAAGTCACATGAAtagattattatttttctaagtATTTATAAccttaaaagttattatttatcaaagcaaatattttactattataattttttttaaatgaaaaatagtttttatctcatattttcaaatatcaAACTAATTAATGTAGTGATAAGaaaaatcaatttaaaaCAACGCTATCAAGATTTAGATTTAAGATTCATCTTAAAGTACTACCCATATATCAACTTCAACAAGAttcttcaaaaatattaaatttaaaactctttaaaatataaataaaaaaatctcaattataatcttttattatttattttttttcaaaattatttaatcacaataagtatatataaaataataaaataaaaaattttatataaatagaagTAGACTAAAAAATGAGGTgtgaaaaatgttttttaatttcttataaaaatttctaagataaaaaaatgagttaataataaaaagtgtaaacatacttttttcaattttattatgatataaaaaaaatatcctaaaaattcaaaatattttaagcaaaatttaatatttaaaaagaaaaacataactacaaaaaaaattttttttatggtCTAAACTTATTTTAGAGTAGAAAATTTGaccaaaaaataaaaataacttttttttaaattggaTTTAATGTGAATCttcaaaaataaactattttcaggaaaactttaatattattctttaaaattaagctATTAACAGGTAGATTTGGACCGAGGATAAAGAAGATTTTGGagttgaatattttaaagattcaAAAAAGTTATACATTCTGTAGCATTCTACCAAcctttttgaataaaaaaaatcacaaTGAAAATAGATAACTTTCCAtgaataaaaacaaaattattggtaaatttgtaatattaattttaaaaaaatataatatcttgtatataaatatgtttttttagcatatttataaataatttctttaaatatctaattttgataattctgtatcaaaaatattgaaatcaaaaatattaaaagttctCCCAATTGTACATGTACTATTTTGAAGAGTttcaaaatcttttaaagATGTATATAATTTCATCATTTCAACAATCCTAAAAGCATAATTATCTAAATTCttataacatatataataattgtgtaattcattattaactatttttaacattcttTCATTTTCTATATAACATTCATTAGGTAAATTTGGAACATTTGCATTTGACCaaataatttgtaatataatatatgaaaCTTCATATTTATCTAACATCATTTGTTTCATaggattatatatattttttatttgatatttttcaattggatcaaataattttgtaagaTTTTGGGCAAAATCTTTTGGAAATGCTGGATCttcttttaaagttttttcatcatttgtAAAACTATTATGATcagttataataaatgtagcattattattatatccaaataattctaatgatataaatagttttataaaaacaaaaattattccaTTTGAGTGTcttaaataattcattttaatttcatagttatatttattaaaatttggtatttccattaaaaattttgagtaattaattataaaagttttaaaataatctatACATGAtgcaaaattaattatatttataaatttcatatcttctttttttactaaaatcatagaattttttaaattattaatggcTTTAGTAACTAATTGTAAATTTGTTAATGGTACTGAATCTGAtgaaatacttttaattatagGACATTCAAAGATTGTTTTAATCATATTAAttgtttcattaaaattacatataattttacaattttgtATTTCAAATGTGCTTTTAATAACACTTGTTTGCCTCGTgatattatttgtattaaaatttgtttgatatgattcattataattattgtcataaaaagaattttcattaatttgaggtgaattttttaaagccATTCCAATTTTCTTACATTTTTCATATCTACAATATCGACACATAcgatttttatctataattattattattataataataataatctataataaaattacctTTTGTTACATTACAATTTTTCGTTGCTTTTCtacatttatatactttACCAGCTACAACAGttcttctaaaaaaattattaaattaataattatataaaaaaaaatagctACCTAAAAAATGAGCTACATGGTTTGCATGCATTAACACCAAAATGTATAGAATTTGTTGGTACATTACAAACTAAGCAATATTCACTTAATtgtgaatttttatttgaattcattataaaatcttttttgataaaacaaaatgaTATCACAATAAAACACTTTTACagagaaaaataatttgtgtAATTTTTGTGTTCATTCTTTGATAAGATTTATATTGATAAGATATTTTGATACAAAGGAAGGTTGACTTATttgctttttttatttaaaatagcaTCAAGTTGTgtgtaaaaaagaaatttaattgCTGGAGAAACATTAATTTGTGAGAACATGATTCATTATTATTGTGGTTTGACTTTGAAATAATCTAATAATAGAATAATATCTATGCAAAGTTTTTAgtaattgatatttaaatatttattatacataacaattatttcttattaatttactttttttgtactttcaagtagaaaagtaaatattataatttttttatatacctagaatcttttaaatttctaggttttattaacaaagaaaatagattatattgttatttttagaaatattacaaagagatgatatttatttgacttttttttttatatataataattaaaaacttaaataaaataattttaatatactcACGTTCTTGAAGAAAAGTACagatttataatttatttaattatagatagtgtcattatttttataaaattaaaatgatactAACAACAACAGGATGTTAATTCATCAAACATTGtacaatcaaaaatatttaaaaattttgcaaTAAGTAAAATTTCACGTTCACGAGCTGAAAATTCTTTAATCATTGCCAATAATTTTGCTATTTCTGCAACACGCCATGCATAATTatccatttttttatcataaatataatgattatGAATTTCATTACTTAttaccttcaaaatattatcatttcctgttttaccattttttatatcaacaGCTCTTTTTTTTGTCCATAAACTTTGCATTATTAAATATGCCATTTCCATTTGATCAACTTGTAATTCTTTCATTGgaataaaaacaaatgaatctaaaaatttaaatgaaggTGTAAATAAATccattatttgtttttttacaTGTGGTGTAAATTCTTCATCAACAACTTGTAGACTTTCTAAAAAATGAGCTGATTCAGTATCAGTAAGTATTACATTTTTTGAGGTTAACTTTTGACAATATtctatagaaaaataaacaCGTAAAAATACATGACACATTGGccaaaatgatttaaataaatccCATTTTTCACTAGAACTAAGAATAACAAAATCTGGCATATACATTAAAAGTTCAGCAATatgaattaataatttttcccAAAATGCAacaaattttctaaattctATTGTATATGATATTGtcattttttcattatttgcAATACCTAAACTGGAACGTAAATGAATTAAACCTTGGACAGTTTTTTGAAGACATGATAATTGTACAccatttatttgtaaaacaCCATGTAATggtttactaaaaatatcttttattattgtaattgTATCATGAATATcataaataactttatttcc
Proteins encoded in this region:
- a CDS encoding Cell division cycle 7-related protein kinase; protein product: MESKREPDNPRKIQEIVANFDVGELLGSGSFGAVWKIRNKKTHDYFALKLSAETAYPVSMKCEVEVLKRCNGSCNLPKPYYFGKWNHQYYIIMNYLPHDDFMEILYSFTNKEILDYAKNLFIALEYLHCRNIIHRDVKPGNFLYNKREKKYMLVDFGLASIYKPYEENVLTPVQVNLDNKRDSTVKRKLSNTEAELEGYCENVKRRNVNNIDEIDKKFSTKVKNVCDCYGKPLYCSKCKSLPKFSYCRSGTNGYRAPETMLFCKDQTTKVDIWSAGCTILGVACQLPSFFRPVDELQALFQYASIVGTDDLKRAADYWNVDLLMSLNFKRKSFFLITKAMKAKSINSIKNLTETGCSQCKSYLNDNPEGICVCFRDDSTLIYEDEYEEIVVKIINWCLISHPKIRFSAKDLLGCIEDYEKLIEEKKCKKE
- a CDS encoding Enoyl-CoA delta isomerase 2, mitochondrial, with product MLANKLSKSLLTKKFLTNQLGCASTMVYPKYETIEMFKEGNTTRINFNQIKNLNAMNDRFFNEYNDALLIANEDKDTSLTVISHNGKYFSSGLDFSMFKGLSRKEIEKFSYSLTNSMLCTLERYIYHKKPTLCIVKGPGIGSGLTFLGIHDYVICSDKAYFQAPFTKIGVSPIDFSSYTFPKIMGITKANELLLFGRKITALEGKKYNLINEVVSDKEIDSISEARIKEFSSLDNENLKIVKGVLKTHDKDKLILTGKNEMNIFRNRLCSDVFYNSLQEMLKKLEKK
- a CDS encoding Potassium channel subfamily K member 18; this translates as MKKRRHSSVDRLRLHKTNHFPLSGSRRRSSTGFSSPFDAFSSIDTLKCVSEHLFINCVLKINQENSENIIMDDKKILKEPPALSASRLLIPSNIMDTWNQHKSLFGDKVKILEKKFNKRQSFLKKFSLYLQVFYERSRLRYFIPIIILLAYSFLGGIIFYTIESPAERVALREKEEYINNEENKVLNVILEIEKELKYFFTKAKNITMYYYYLHEYRKFAMNKLNQHIYWYALESYYLSDQEAFKSSLLHPTKPEPHWSTHFKKPYGQIYALKNYTEQLSLRCWEICTELTGEKKAKIKLKEALQLFHQWTGLQHILSPTFTFRNSMFLAVTTYTTIGYGNITPKTNKGKFAVMIYAIIGIPLVLMILHKLGRYILLALEYTWDMTIYAMEAVGGLKNGEKYKSKLLDEERDSGIPVLVAMFVAFGWMFMCAAAFLFFEKDWDYFKSFYFFFCSLTTIGYGDVVPTSSDDMFIIFFFIIIGLSLVSMCINVVQLKLEQLVEEILLAMMEEYTGDLEFGFSGANLKARLGVVDMWKIWKRRRSRKKKEKVGKVKDIIVDDVKYGVEKKPSFVNRNFREMMPFGKRRRVDEIMEEIQKRLVQKNKSVQTDPVNIYNINEKPIDKKVTFANKSVGSSCLSLIKKPELESVGENLDELPITYKRDITYRHNQTEHEIRRRPILPTPIKIQYPTNEEGYQYTPARRWTFVETGKASKGAPRGLAAQYFYHGQQYPHSDELEFLVQEIDSRLKECKKKLLEKQKIEALKTRRNTETSETDE
- a CDS encoding Nuclear hormone receptor, ligand-binding, core domain and Zinc finger, nuclear hormone receptor-type domain and Nuclear hormone receptor, ligand-binding domain and Zinc finger, NHR/GATA-type domain-containing protein; protein product: MNSNKNSQLSEYCLVCNVPTNSIHFGVNACKPCSSFFRRTVVAGKVYKCRKATKNCNVTKDKNRMCRYCRYEKCKKIGMALKNSPQINENSFYDNNYNESYQTNFNTNNITRQTSVIKSTFEIQNCKIICNFNETINMIKTIFECPIIKSISSDSVPLTNLQLVTKAINNLKNSMILVKKEDMKFINIINFASCIDYFKTFIINYSKFLMEIPNFNKYNYEIKMNYLRHSNGIIFVFIKLFISLELFGYNNNATFIITDHNSFTNDEKTLKEDPAFPKDFAQNLTKLFDPIEKYQIKNIYNPMKQMMLDKYEVSYIILQIIWSNANVPNLPNECYIENERMLKIVNNELHNYYICYKNLDNYAFRIVEMMKLYTSLKDFETLQNSTCTIGRTFNIFDFNIFDTELSKLDI